The Armatimonadota bacterium genome includes a window with the following:
- a CDS encoding DUF4139 domain-containing protein — protein MLFGSDRLRLLAVLSVAAALLSASCAFCAEEPPGGVQLTIYNQDFGLVKHLRAVPLSAGRNTVVIDDVAALIQPETVHFVSLTAPDAVRILEQNYQYDLLDPVAVLNKSVGKRVVVRHPESGEVVEGTLLNPVTWDPSGPAGQAGGASRAASPASLVIQTPKGPVLNTAGQIELAELPEGLISKPRLLWLLESGRAGTHQMEISYLTRGLNWSADYVAAVSADDSSLDLQGWVTLTNNSGASYRNATLQLVAGDVRRVAAEKGRGIPEAMDMVRMAGAAPQFQEEQFFDYHLYTLQRPTDVLDRETKQVSLLETAGVKVAKKYYYDGARNQWWWRSPGWRPGEQYDTSDYRKVNVTIEIKNSKEAGLGLPLPKGVVRVYKKDSRGNQQFVGEDSIDHTPVDETIRLYVGDAFDIVGERKRVKFSRISDRVVEETFEVSLRNHQEKAVQVTVVEHVSGDWEVLESSHKWTNPDARTLNIVVDVPAKGETKVTYRVRTRW, from the coding sequence ATGTTATTCGGGTCTGACCGCTTGCGGCTGCTGGCCGTTCTGTCCGTTGCGGCAGCCCTGCTGAGCGCTTCCTGCGCCTTCTGCGCGGAGGAGCCGCCCGGCGGCGTCCAGCTGACCATATACAATCAAGACTTCGGGCTGGTGAAACACCTGCGTGCTGTTCCGTTGTCCGCCGGCCGGAACACGGTGGTCATTGACGACGTGGCGGCGCTCATCCAGCCGGAGACGGTGCACTTCGTCAGCCTGACAGCTCCGGATGCCGTGCGCATTCTGGAGCAGAACTATCAGTACGACCTGCTGGATCCCGTCGCGGTTCTGAATAAAAGTGTTGGAAAGAGGGTGGTCGTCCGGCATCCGGAGTCCGGCGAGGTGGTGGAGGGAACGCTGCTCAACCCCGTCACCTGGGATCCATCCGGTCCGGCCGGACAGGCTGGCGGCGCTTCGCGGGCGGCCTCCCCGGCATCGCTTGTCATTCAGACACCTAAGGGCCCGGTGCTGAACACGGCGGGGCAGATCGAACTGGCGGAGCTCCCTGAAGGACTCATCTCGAAGCCGCGCCTGCTCTGGCTATTGGAATCCGGCCGCGCGGGAACGCACCAGATGGAGATCTCTTATCTGACTCGCGGGCTCAACTGGTCGGCCGACTATGTTGCCGCGGTGTCGGCGGATGACAGCTCCCTGGATCTCCAGGGATGGGTGACGCTGACCAACAACTCGGGAGCCTCTTACCGCAACGCCACCTTGCAACTGGTGGCCGGCGACGTCAGACGGGTGGCCGCGGAGAAGGGCAGGGGCATCCCGGAAGCGATGGACATGGTGCGGATGGCGGGAGCTGCCCCTCAGTTCCAGGAGGAGCAGTTCTTCGACTACCATCTGTACACCCTGCAGCGTCCCACCGACGTGCTGGACCGGGAGACCAAACAGGTCTCGCTGCTTGAGACCGCGGGCGTGAAGGTGGCCAAGAAGTATTACTACGATGGAGCCCGCAATCAGTGGTGGTGGCGCTCGCCCGGCTGGCGGCCCGGAGAGCAGTACGACACCAGCGATTACCGCAAGGTGAACGTGACGATCGAGATCAAGAACTCGAAGGAGGCCGGGCTTGGTCTGCCGTTGCCGAAGGGAGTCGTGCGGGTCTACAAGAAAGACAGCCGCGGGAATCAACAGTTCGTCGGAGAGGATTCCATAGATCATACGCCTGTAGACGAGACCATCCGTCTCTATGTCGGTGACGCGTTCGATATCGTGGGCGAGCGCAAGCGGGTGAAGTTCTCGCGCATCTCGGACCGGGTGGTGGAGGAGACGTTCGAGGTCTCCCTGCGCAATCATCAGGAGAAGGCGGTTCAGGTGACCGTAGTCGAGCACGTGTCCGGCGACTGGGAGGTGCTGGAGAGCTCGCACAAATGGACCAATCCTGATGCCCGCACCCTGAACATCGTGGTGGATGTGCCGGCGAAAGGGGAGACGAAGGTCACGTATCGCGTCCGAACGCGCTGGTAG
- the argC gene encoding N-acetyl-gamma-glutamyl-phosphate reductase, with protein MEIRIGIAGATGYAGAELVRLLATHPSARITLLSSESSDGALLSSIYPGLRGAADIELQPFDAARASSECDVVFLARGNGWAMEHARELLEKGCRIIDIAADFRLSDPAIWKEYYGVEHTAPDLLQEAVYGLPELHAEAIRRARLVANPGCYPTSAILALAPAVAGQWVDPSDVLVSSASGVSGAGRSRNDTPYLFSEMEGNYRAYNVAKHRHTPEMEQELTRLAGQPVKVTFTPHLAPMVRGIHTTAYAELADIPDGDAILQAYQDFYQDAPFVHVCSEGELPATKQVTGSNLCRIAVTVLHRTGKLVVTSVIDNLVKGAAGQAIQNMNLMFGLDQTTGLRAPALYP; from the coding sequence ATGGAGATACGCATCGGCATCGCAGGCGCAACCGGATACGCTGGCGCCGAGCTGGTGCGTCTGCTGGCCACCCATCCCAGCGCCCGGATCACCCTCCTGAGCAGCGAGTCCAGCGATGGAGCGTTGCTCTCCTCCATTTATCCCGGCCTGAGAGGCGCAGCCGACATCGAACTGCAGCCTTTCGATGCAGCCCGGGCCTCCTCCGAATGCGACGTGGTGTTTCTGGCAAGGGGCAACGGCTGGGCCATGGAGCACGCAAGGGAACTCCTGGAAAAGGGTTGCCGCATCATTGACATCGCGGCGGATTTCCGGCTGTCCGACCCCGCTATCTGGAAGGAGTACTACGGCGTAGAGCATACCGCGCCGGACCTGCTCCAGGAAGCGGTCTACGGGCTTCCCGAGCTTCACGCGGAGGCCATCCGGCGAGCCCGGCTGGTAGCCAATCCCGGATGCTACCCCACGTCGGCGATCCTTGCGCTGGCCCCAGCCGTGGCGGGTCAGTGGGTGGACCCTTCGGACGTGTTGGTCTCCAGCGCCTCCGGAGTCTCTGGAGCTGGCCGGTCCCGCAACGATACGCCGTATCTCTTCTCGGAGATGGAGGGCAACTACCGGGCTTACAACGTTGCCAAACACCGGCACACTCCGGAGATGGAACAGGAGCTCACGCGACTGGCGGGGCAGCCCGTGAAGGTGACGTTCACCCCCCATCTTGCGCCGATGGTCCGCGGCATTCATACGACAGCCTATGCAGAGCTAGCGGACATTCCGGACGGGGATGCTATCCTGCAGGCTTATCAGGACTTCTACCAGGATGCCCCCTTCGTGCACGTCTGCAGCGAAGGTGAGCTGCCGGCCACCAAACAGGTGACCGGCTCCAACCTTTGCCGAATCGCAGTGACGGTCCTCCACCGCACAGGGAAGCTGGTGGTGACCTCCGTGATAGACAATTTGGTGAAAGGAGCAGCCGGGCAGGCCATCCAGAACATGAACCTGATGTTCGGCCTGGACCAGACGACGGGACTGCGCGCCCCGGCTCTGTACCCCTGA
- a CDS encoding UPF0721 transmembrane protein, with the protein MELWQSLVLYAIVGLAAGVLSGFFGIGGGVIIVPALVFIFGLSQHQAQGTSLAVFALPVGLIGAYTYWKEGSVVVPGALVLAAGIFIGSYFGASRAVVLPEDALRRAFAIVLIIVALRMFFTRG; encoded by the coding sequence TTGGAACTCTGGCAGAGCCTGGTTTTGTATGCGATCGTCGGACTTGCGGCCGGCGTGCTTTCCGGGTTCTTCGGGATCGGAGGGGGAGTCATTATCGTGCCCGCGCTCGTTTTCATCTTTGGCCTGAGTCAGCATCAGGCGCAGGGCACCTCCCTGGCCGTCTTCGCTCTGCCGGTGGGACTGATCGGGGCTTATACCTACTGGAAAGAGGGTAGCGTCGTTGTCCCGGGTGCCCTGGTGCTGGCGGCGGGTATCTTTATCGGAAGTTATTTTGGCGCCAGCAGGGCCGTGGTCTTGCCTGAAGACGCGCTTCGCAGGGCATTTGCGATTGTCCTCATTATCGTGGCGCTGAGGATGTTTTTCACCCGCGGTTGA
- a CDS encoding molecular chaperone DnaJ — protein sequence MAVDYYEVLGVPRNATEKEIKAAYRKLARKLHPDVNPGNKQAEERFKQISEAYEVLKDPEKRAAYDRFGANWQQWQHAQQRGHATTADFDPSEFHFDFGGGASDFGSDFGSIFETIFGRGAGFDVRTGRVDLGGFTTTAPPRGLEADVEISLEEAYSGTQRQIRVGGRPLTVNIPKGVDTGSRVRLPGGAKGADGRTQDVYLNITVRPHPVFKRQGDNLLVDVQVPYYIAALGGDVYVPTLTGRVKMKVPAGVQAGQSLRLAGKGMPKLKGDGHGDLLARVVITVPKQLTPKERELLMQIAAEKR from the coding sequence ATGGCGGTTGATTACTATGAGGTTCTGGGCGTTCCGCGCAACGCGACGGAGAAAGAGATCAAGGCCGCCTACCGCAAGCTGGCCCGCAAGCTCCATCCGGACGTGAATCCGGGCAACAAGCAAGCCGAGGAGCGCTTCAAGCAGATCAGCGAAGCGTACGAAGTTCTGAAGGACCCGGAGAAGCGGGCGGCCTACGACAGGTTCGGCGCCAACTGGCAGCAGTGGCAGCATGCGCAGCAGCGCGGACACGCCACGACGGCCGATTTCGACCCGAGCGAGTTTCATTTCGACTTCGGAGGAGGCGCGTCGGACTTCGGCTCCGACTTCGGGAGCATATTCGAGACGATCTTTGGCCGCGGAGCCGGCTTCGATGTTCGCACGGGGAGGGTGGATCTGGGAGGATTCACCACCACCGCTCCACCGCGAGGGCTGGAAGCGGATGTAGAGATCTCGCTGGAGGAGGCCTACTCCGGCACGCAGCGCCAGATCCGCGTGGGAGGACGCCCGTTGACAGTGAACATCCCGAAAGGCGTGGACACAGGTTCGCGGGTACGCCTCCCCGGAGGGGCGAAGGGAGCCGACGGCCGGACGCAGGACGTGTATCTGAACATCACGGTGCGTCCGCATCCGGTCTTCAAGCGCCAGGGAGACAATCTGCTGGTGGACGTGCAGGTGCCATATTACATCGCGGCCCTGGGGGGGGACGTGTATGTTCCCACTCTGACGGGGCGAGTGAAGATGAAGGTGCCGGCGGGAGTCCAGGCGGGACAGTCACTCAGGCTGGCCGGCAAGGGGATGCCGAAGCTGAAAGGCGACGGCCACGGAGACCTTCTGGCCCGGGTGGTGATCACCGTGCCCAAGCAACTGACCCCCAAGGAGCGCGAGCTGCTGATGCAGATAGCAGCCGAGAAGCGCTGA
- the dnaK gene encoding chaperone protein DnaK, producing MARTVGIDLGTTNSVVAVMEGGEPTVIPNAEGSRLTPSVVGFTKTGERLVGTQAKRQAIVNPERTIISIKRKMGTNERITIDGRQYSPEEISSMILQKLKRDAEAYLGDTVDSAVITVPAYFNDAQRTATKNAGEIAGLKVLRIINEPTAAALAYGLDKKSNETILVWDLGGGTFDVSILEVGDGVFEVKSTHGDTHLGGDDWDERIVDYVAAEFKKEHGIDLKQDRQALQRLREAAEKAKIELSNVVQTNINLPFITADANGPKHLDITLTRAKFEELTRDLLERCIEPYKQAIADAGLKEGDIDEVILVGGSTRMPMVQELVKKLSGKEPHRGVNPDEVVAVGAAIQAGVLAGEVKDVVLLDVTPLSLGIETLGGVFTKLIPRNTTIPTRKSEIFTTAADGQTEVTVHVLQGEREMARDNKSLGMFHLTGIPPAPRGVPQIEVTFDLDANGILHASAKDRASGREQSITITGSSNLSKEDIERMVREAEQYAEQDRRAREEAEERNKAEQLAYSAEKTLKDLGDNAPPAEREAAQAAIDRLREALKGSDIEQIRRAADELRDASYKLSELLYKQAASSGGSEAGAATATESGTGGEEVIDAEYKEEN from the coding sequence TTGGCTAGGACAGTAGGAATCGATCTGGGGACCACCAACTCGGTGGTGGCGGTGATGGAAGGCGGAGAGCCGACGGTCATCCCCAACGCCGAAGGATCCCGCCTGACACCCAGCGTGGTGGGCTTCACGAAGACCGGTGAGCGGCTTGTGGGAACGCAGGCCAAGCGGCAGGCCATCGTGAATCCGGAGCGCACCATCATCTCCATCAAGAGAAAGATGGGGACCAACGAGCGTATCACCATTGATGGCCGCCAGTACAGCCCGGAGGAGATCTCCAGCATGATCCTCCAGAAGCTGAAGAGGGATGCGGAGGCATATCTGGGCGACACGGTGGACAGCGCCGTCATTACGGTGCCGGCCTATTTCAACGACGCGCAGCGCACCGCCACAAAGAACGCGGGCGAGATCGCCGGGCTGAAGGTCCTGCGCATCATCAATGAGCCCACGGCGGCGGCGCTGGCGTACGGACTGGACAAGAAGTCCAACGAGACCATCCTGGTGTGGGATCTGGGCGGCGGGACGTTCGACGTCTCCATCCTTGAGGTGGGTGACGGGGTGTTCGAGGTCAAGAGCACCCACGGCGACACCCACCTGGGTGGTGACGACTGGGACGAGCGCATCGTGGACTATGTGGCCGCGGAGTTCAAGAAGGAGCACGGCATAGACCTGAAGCAGGACCGGCAGGCCCTGCAGCGTCTGCGCGAGGCTGCGGAGAAGGCCAAGATCGAGCTCTCCAATGTGGTGCAGACGAACATCAACCTGCCCTTCATCACTGCGGACGCCAACGGTCCCAAGCACCTGGATATCACGCTTACGCGCGCCAAGTTCGAGGAGCTGACGCGCGACCTGCTGGAGCGCTGCATCGAACCCTACAAGCAGGCCATCGCCGACGCGGGCCTGAAGGAAGGCGATATTGATGAGGTCATCCTGGTGGGCGGAAGCACCCGGATGCCGATGGTGCAGGAGCTGGTGAAGAAGCTTTCCGGCAAGGAACCGCACCGTGGAGTGAACCCGGACGAGGTGGTGGCCGTGGGCGCCGCCATCCAGGCCGGCGTGCTGGCCGGAGAGGTCAAGGATGTGGTGCTGCTGGACGTGACACCGCTGTCCCTGGGCATCGAGACCCTGGGCGGCGTGTTCACGAAGCTGATCCCGAGGAACACCACCATCCCGACGCGCAAGTCCGAGATCTTCACCACAGCGGCGGATGGTCAGACTGAGGTGACCGTACACGTCCTGCAGGGCGAGCGCGAAATGGCCCGGGACAACAAGAGCCTGGGGATGTTCCATCTGACCGGGATCCCGCCCGCGCCGCGAGGGGTCCCGCAGATCGAGGTGACTTTCGATCTGGATGCGAACGGCATCCTGCATGCCAGCGCCAAGGACCGGGCTTCAGGCCGGGAGCAGAGCATCACCATTACAGGCTCCAGCAACCTGAGCAAGGAAGACATCGAACGGATGGTCCGCGAGGCGGAGCAGTATGCGGAGCAGGATCGGAGGGCCCGCGAGGAAGCCGAGGAGCGCAACAAAGCCGAACAGTTGGCCTATTCCGCGGAAAAGACGCTCAAGGACCTGGGCGACAACGCCCCTCCGGCAGAGCGCGAGGCGGCCCAAGCGGCCATAGACCGGCTGCGTGAGGCACTGAAGGGCAGCGACATCGAGCAGATCCGCCGGGCTGCGGACGAACTGCGGGATGCTTCCTACAAGCTGAGCGAGCTGCTCTACAAGCAGGCGGCCTCCTCTGGCGGCTCCGAGGCCGGGGCGGCGACCGCCACCGAGAGCGGAACAGGCGGTGAGGAGGTCATTGACGCCGAATACAAAGAGGAAAACTGA
- the argJ gene encoding arginine biosynthesis bifunctional protein ArgJ, with protein sequence MPVPFSIEPFERARLIAGSVTAPRGFSAGTWRCGIKPSGREDLALLVSERPCSAAGVFTSNKVRAACVDITRERLSGGVCQALVCNSGNANCYTGDQGWRDALEICAIAARELKLPEELVCGASTGVIGQRLPMDLLRTGIPEAARRLSEAAGPDFARAIMTTDTVPKEIACEVDLSGGTVRMGMAAKGSGMIQPDLATMFCFATTDAVIPAGQLRELLREGVEQSFNCVTVDGDSSTNDMVLLFANGASGIAPSAEDWPALRETFFWMCRQMAMAIAADGEGATKLVEIRVTGARTDSDAKLAARTIANSPLVKTALFGRDPNWGRILAAAGRSGAAVEQEKMSLSINGRQIVRSGEPQILSGEERQSLLEPARADIELDLGLGSGQARFWTCDLSYDYVRINAEYHT encoded by the coding sequence ATGCCGGTCCCCTTCTCCATCGAGCCTTTCGAACGGGCGCGGCTGATAGCCGGATCGGTCACTGCTCCGCGGGGATTTTCGGCAGGAACGTGGCGCTGCGGCATCAAGCCCAGCGGGCGGGAAGATCTTGCGCTTCTGGTCAGCGAGCGGCCTTGTTCGGCGGCGGGCGTCTTCACCTCCAACAAAGTGCGGGCCGCCTGTGTGGACATTACGCGAGAACGGCTCTCGGGCGGCGTCTGTCAGGCGCTGGTGTGCAACAGCGGCAACGCCAACTGCTACACGGGCGATCAGGGGTGGCGGGATGCGCTGGAGATCTGCGCTATCGCCGCCAGGGAGCTGAAGCTACCCGAAGAACTGGTATGCGGCGCATCCACCGGAGTCATCGGCCAGAGATTGCCGATGGACCTGCTACGCACCGGCATTCCCGAGGCGGCCAGGCGGCTCTCGGAAGCAGCCGGCCCGGATTTCGCACGCGCCATCATGACCACCGACACCGTGCCCAAGGAGATCGCCTGCGAGGTGGATCTCTCCGGAGGAACGGTTCGCATGGGCATGGCCGCGAAAGGCAGCGGCATGATTCAGCCGGACCTGGCAACCATGTTCTGCTTCGCCACAACGGACGCGGTCATCCCGGCGGGGCAACTGCGGGAGCTTCTGCGCGAGGGGGTGGAACAGTCCTTCAACTGCGTGACTGTGGATGGAGACTCCAGCACCAACGACATGGTGCTCTTGTTCGCGAACGGTGCGAGCGGTATAGCTCCCTCTGCTGAGGACTGGCCAGCGCTCCGTGAAACCTTTTTCTGGATGTGCCGTCAGATGGCGATGGCGATTGCGGCGGACGGCGAAGGCGCGACAAAGCTGGTGGAGATCCGCGTGACGGGAGCCCGGACAGACAGCGACGCCAAGCTGGCCGCTCGCACGATCGCCAACTCCCCTCTGGTAAAAACCGCTCTGTTTGGCCGGGATCCCAACTGGGGGCGCATCCTGGCCGCCGCCGGCCGCTCCGGAGCGGCGGTGGAACAGGAGAAAATGTCGCTGAGCATCAACGGGCGGCAGATCGTCCGCAGCGGCGAGCCGCAGATCCTTTCCGGGGAGGAGCGCCAGAGCCTGCTGGAACCTGCCAGGGCGGACATCGAGCTGGATCTGGGACTGGGAAGCGGGCAAGCCCGCTTCTGGACGTGCGATCTTTCCTACGACTATGTCCGCATCAACGCGGAGTATCATACCTGA
- the hspA-1 gene encoding molecular chaperone has translation MRMDIRRWDPFRDLTELQEGMDQMFDALRKRFGGREQPVAASWTPPCDVYEDDSQIVVMMELPGIKMEDINLEVTADALTVHGERPWEAGENREWLRVERPYGKFSRSFSISVPVQVQDVKATYKDGVLTVTLPKSETVKPKKIDVQAG, from the coding sequence ATGAGAATGGACATCAGGAGATGGGACCCCTTCCGGGATCTGACCGAACTGCAGGAAGGGATGGATCAGATGTTCGACGCCCTGCGCAAGAGGTTCGGCGGCAGGGAGCAGCCTGTCGCGGCGAGCTGGACGCCTCCCTGCGATGTCTACGAGGACGACAGCCAGATCGTCGTGATGATGGAGCTGCCCGGCATCAAGATGGAAGACATCAACCTGGAGGTCACGGCGGATGCCCTGACCGTCCACGGTGAGCGGCCCTGGGAGGCCGGCGAAAACAGAGAGTGGCTGCGGGTGGAGCGGCCATACGGCAAGTTCTCGCGGTCGTTCTCCATCAGTGTGCCGGTGCAGGTGCAGGACGTAAAGGCCACCTACAAGGACGGGGTGCTGACGGTCACGCTTCCGAAGTCCGAGACGGTGAAGCCCAAGAAGATAGACGTGCAGGCCGGTTGA
- the argB gene encoding acetylglutamate kinase, whose amino-acid sequence MSLQYTEEQASILVEALPYIRRYYGKTIVIKYGGAAMVDDRLKEGVCQDVVLMHYVGMRPVLVHGGGPEVSEVMRRLGKEPSFVNGLRVTDAETMEIVEMVLAGKTNKSIVGAINRQGGQAVGLSGRDADLIVAYKAEAEVDLGFVGRVRQVNPGILETLAAGGYIPVISTVACGPDGESYNVNADSVAGEMAARLKAEKLILMTDVPGILQDVQDPDSLISAMSADEAMEMVRSGRASRGMIPKIEACVAAVRGGVERAHIIDGRRPRALLMEIFTDTGIGTMITA is encoded by the coding sequence ATGTCGTTGCAGTATACCGAGGAGCAGGCGAGCATCCTTGTCGAGGCGCTTCCCTACATACGGCGCTATTACGGCAAGACCATCGTCATCAAGTATGGCGGAGCCGCCATGGTGGACGACCGGCTGAAGGAGGGCGTCTGCCAGGATGTGGTGCTCATGCACTACGTGGGGATGCGCCCCGTTCTAGTCCACGGGGGAGGACCTGAGGTCAGCGAGGTAATGCGCCGCCTGGGCAAGGAACCGTCCTTCGTGAACGGCCTGCGCGTAACGGATGCCGAGACGATGGAGATCGTAGAGATGGTGCTGGCCGGCAAGACCAACAAGAGCATCGTGGGCGCCATCAACCGCCAGGGAGGCCAGGCCGTGGGGCTCTCCGGACGGGACGCGGATCTGATCGTCGCCTACAAGGCGGAAGCGGAGGTGGACCTGGGATTTGTCGGACGAGTCCGGCAGGTGAATCCGGGTATCCTGGAGACTCTGGCCGCCGGGGGGTATATCCCTGTCATCTCGACGGTGGCGTGCGGGCCAGACGGCGAATCATACAACGTGAACGCGGACAGTGTGGCAGGCGAGATGGCGGCCCGCTTAAAGGCGGAGAAACTCATCCTGATGACTGACGTGCCCGGCATTCTGCAGGATGTGCAGGACCCCGATAGCCTCATCTCTGCCATGAGCGCCGACGAGGCGATGGAGATGGTGCGATCCGGGAGGGCGTCGCGGGGGATGATCCCCAAGATCGAGGCCTGCGTGGCGGCGGTGCGCGGAGGAGTGGAGCGGGCGCACATCATCGATGGGCGGCGACCGCGGGCGCTTCTGATGGAGATCTTCACGGATACGGGCATCGGCACGATGATCACGGCTTAG
- the ghr gene encoding 3-hydroxyisobutyrate dehydrogenase codes for MTIAVIGLGTMGTPIARRLRECGFNVVVWNRSPQKAEPFRAEGIPVAESPAAAAAGADTVISSVLDDAALREVSLGPGGILEGLGDTAVHCDTSTISPKCARETRAAYGDAGKRFMHAPVLGSKKQVAAGELLIFAEGPIAAVEAARPALEALGKRIWELREPGCAAALKLACNMMIAGMITTLSQSLVFACKHGLDPRVFLDVIQSSALAAPMYASKSRQILERDWSANFFVDNLIKDIALARQAAAEAGIDVPLLALQGQLFEAASAAGYGRDDYSAVYRVFEEMAGLEDEERPGGEAE; via the coding sequence ATGACCATTGCCGTCATCGGACTGGGAACGATGGGAACGCCGATCGCGCGGCGGCTCCGGGAGTGCGGGTTCAACGTGGTTGTCTGGAATCGCTCTCCCCAGAAGGCGGAGCCGTTCCGGGCAGAGGGTATTCCGGTCGCGGAGAGCCCAGCTGCGGCTGCAGCCGGGGCGGACACAGTGATCTCCAGCGTTCTGGACGATGCCGCCCTGCGGGAAGTCAGCCTTGGTCCGGGGGGCATCCTGGAAGGGTTGGGGGACACTGCGGTTCACTGCGACACCAGCACCATCTCTCCGAAGTGCGCCCGCGAGACCCGTGCGGCTTACGGAGATGCCGGAAAGCGCTTCATGCACGCTCCGGTCCTTGGGAGCAAGAAACAGGTGGCCGCTGGTGAGCTGCTGATTTTTGCGGAAGGACCGATAGCTGCAGTGGAAGCGGCCCGGCCGGCGCTTGAGGCGCTCGGAAAACGGATCTGGGAGCTGCGGGAGCCGGGATGCGCTGCGGCGCTCAAGCTGGCGTGCAACATGATGATCGCCGGAATGATCACCACGCTCAGCCAGTCCCTGGTGTTCGCCTGCAAGCACGGGCTGGATCCGCGGGTGTTCCTGGATGTCATTCAGAGCTCCGCGCTGGCGGCTCCGATGTACGCCAGCAAGTCCCGTCAGATCCTGGAGCGGGACTGGAGCGCGAACTTCTTTGTGGACAACCTGATCAAGGACATCGCGCTGGCCCGCCAGGCGGCCGCAGAGGCTGGAATAGATGTCCCTCTGCTGGCGCTGCAGGGTCAGTTGTTCGAGGCGGCAAGCGCCGCGGGCTACGGCCGGGACGACTATTCTGCGGTCTACCGGGTGTTCGAGGAGATGGCCGGTCTTGAGGATGAGGAGCGGCCCGGCGGGGAGGCGGAGTAA